Proteins from one Hoplias malabaricus isolate fHopMal1 chromosome 2, fHopMal1.hap1, whole genome shotgun sequence genomic window:
- the LOC136686641 gene encoding uncharacterized protein, with protein sequence MLLKVKYQSTKKYIRLQAGYTYLDFISEVKNKFGIPDEAGLYIFDETDTAVEEDVFSELIEANPDLCFTVRDSVLDEDFSPLDHSTPSSLTDTQSSFSSDSDFLSQRYRNRTRSTTEVTESEAAKEMVENALLNKPGGQDVLEEYKSDKSLKHLTWRQLVNILASHMTEMHGRIPSRKQKENSALGIITLFPSLKDPFSPKSYVSVFFMSYILKNTSFTD encoded by the exons ATGTTGCTAAAGGTGAAATACCAAAGTACCAAGAAGTACATTCGATTGCAGGCAGGTTACACCTATTTGGACTTTATTAGTGAAG TCAAAAACAAGTTTGGGATTCCTGATGAAGCTGGACTTTACATTTTTGATGAAACTGACACAGCAGTGGAGGAAGATGTCTTTTCTGAGCTGATAGAGGCCAATCCTGATTTATGCTTCACAGTACGTGACAGTGTTTTAGATGAAG atttttctcCTTTAGATCATTCAACACCATCTTCTCTCACGGATACCCAGTCATCTTTTTCAAGTGACAGTGACTTCCTCAGCCAAAGATACAGAAATAGAACCAGGTCTACCACAGAGGTTACTGAATCAGAAGCTGCAAAAGAG ATGGTAGAGAATGCCTTGCTTAATAAACCTGGAGGTCAGGATGTTCTTGAGGAGTACAAATCAGACAAATCACTGAAGCACCTCACCTGGAGGCAGCTTGTCAACATACTGGCTAGCCATATGACTGAGATGCATGG GAGGATTCCTTCCCGTAAACAGAAAGAGAACTCTGCCCTGGGGATCATTACACTATTTCCGTCACTTAAAGATCCTTTCTCTCCAAAGAGTTATGTAAGTGTTTTCTTTATGTCTTACATTCTAAAAAACACTAGTTTCACAGACTAG